The following proteins are co-located in the Planctomycetota bacterium genome:
- a CDS encoding flavodoxin domain-containing protein — protein MAKMLITYHSRGGNTKKMAELIQAGAQALNGLEVDLKPITCVTANELNGYDAVVIGSPTYYGLPASEVKKLLDESVALHGQLEGKVGGAFASSANVGGGNETTILAILQALLIHGMVVPGVPAGDHYGPVAIGSPDRRASAQCREYGKRLATLTKRLHG, from the coding sequence ATGGCCAAGATGCTTATCACGTACCACTCTCGCGGTGGGAACACGAAGAAGATGGCGGAGTTGATCCAGGCCGGCGCTCAGGCCCTGAATGGCCTGGAGGTGGACCTCAAGCCGATCACCTGCGTGACGGCGAACGAGTTGAACGGCTACGATGCTGTGGTGATCGGCTCGCCGACTTACTACGGCCTGCCCGCCTCGGAGGTCAAGAAGCTGCTCGACGAGAGCGTGGCCCTGCACGGCCAGCTCGAGGGCAAGGTGGGCGGGGCCTTCGCGTCGTCGGCGAACGTCGGCGGCGGCAACGAGACCACGATCCTGGCGATCCTCCAGGCCCTGCTCATCCACGGCATGGTCGTGCCCGGGGTGCCCGCGGGCGACCACTATGGGCCGGTGGCCATCGGCTCGCCCGACCGTCGCGCCAGCGCCCAGTGCAGGGAGTATGGCAAGCGCCTGGCCACGCTGACCAAGAGGCTTCATGGCTAG
- a CDS encoding anhydro-N-acetylmuramic acid kinase, translated as MRQKPELVIGLMSGTSYDGIAAALVAVRGAGLATRAELRAFETYPYPPAVRRLVAAASAPPTGTVDLVCRANFVLGERFAEAAVRIARRARVALGRVALIGSHGQTIHHLPAASPPSTLQIGEPAVIAERTGVTTVADFRPRDVAAGGQGAPLVPYVDYLLLRHRTRGRLVLNIGGIANFTHLPPACRPSDVLAFDTGPGNMLLDALVGLLTRGRRTFDRDGALAARGAVSQPLLRRLLRHPYLRREPPKSTGRETFGVPFAERLLRAGGLAPEDLLATVTAFTAASIADAHRRFVAPRGRVDEVIASGGGCHNRTLMRRLAETFAPVPVRLSDDFGIPADAKEAMAFAILAHETMAGRPGNLPSATGAARPVVLGKIVPGR; from the coding sequence TTGCGGCAGAAGCCAGAGCTGGTGATCGGCCTGATGTCGGGCACGTCGTACGACGGCATCGCGGCGGCGCTGGTGGCGGTGCGCGGCGCGGGCCTGGCCACACGGGCCGAGCTGCGGGCCTTCGAGACGTATCCCTACCCGCCCGCCGTGCGGCGGCTGGTGGCGGCCGCCTCGGCCCCGCCGACGGGCACGGTGGACCTCGTGTGCCGGGCGAACTTCGTGCTGGGCGAGCGGTTCGCCGAGGCGGCGGTGCGCATCGCCCGGAGGGCGCGGGTGGCGCTCGGCCGCGTGGCGCTGATCGGCTCGCACGGGCAGACGATTCACCACCTGCCCGCCGCGTCGCCCCCCTCGACGCTCCAGATCGGCGAGCCGGCGGTGATCGCCGAGCGCACGGGGGTGACGACGGTGGCCGACTTCCGGCCGCGCGACGTGGCGGCCGGCGGCCAGGGCGCGCCGCTGGTGCCCTATGTGGACTATCTGCTCCTGCGGCATCGCACGCGGGGCCGGCTGGTGCTGAACATCGGCGGCATCGCCAACTTCACGCACCTGCCTCCCGCCTGCCGGCCCAGCGACGTGCTGGCCTTCGACACCGGGCCGGGCAACATGCTGCTCGATGCGCTCGTGGGCCTGCTCACGCGCGGCCGCCGCACCTTCGACCGCGACGGGGCCCTGGCCGCGCGGGGCGCCGTGTCGCAACCGCTTCTCCGCAGGCTCTTGCGCCACCCCTACCTGCGGCGAGAACCGCCGAAGTCCACGGGCCGCGAAACGTTCGGCGTGCCGTTCGCCGAGCGCCTGCTGCGCGCGGGCGGCCTGGCGCCCGAGGATCTGCTGGCCACGGTCACAGCCTTCACGGCAGCGAGCATCGCCGACGCGCACCGGCGCTTCGTGGCCCCGCGCGGGCGGGTGGACGAGGTGATCGCCAGCGGCGGCGGGTGCCACAATCGCACGCTGATGCGGCGGCTGGCCGAGACCTTCGCGCCTGTGCCGGTGCGCCTGTCGGACGACTTCGGCATTCCCGCCGATGCGAAGGAGGCGATGGCCTTCGCCATCCTGGCCCACGAGACGATGGCCGGCCGCCCCGGCAATCTGCCGAGCGCCACCGGCGCGGCCCGCCCCGTGGTGCTGGGCAAGATCGTGCCGGGGAGATAG
- the murQ gene encoding N-acetylmuramic acid 6-phosphate etherase, translating into MNGHPLDQAATEQRNPASERLDEMSALEIVDLMNAQDHLVPAAVHAAREAIAQAVEIVVAAFRAGGRLFYLGAGTSGRLGTLDAAECPPTFGTDPEQVQAVIAGGREALVRAVEGAEDRAADAAAALRERGFGPADVLAGIAACGLTPFVRAGLAFAAGLGARTLFITCNPRLDPMPGADVVIALDVGPEVLTGSTRLKAGTATKLALNTLTTAAMVRLGKCYGNLMVDLRATNEKLRVRSVRILRQLCGLDDAAARRVLAEAGGGLKVAILMARRGLARDEAAALLAQHQGILRRALEG; encoded by the coding sequence ATGAATGGCCACCCCCTCGACCAGGCGGCGACCGAGCAGCGCAACCCCGCCAGCGAACGGCTCGACGAGATGAGCGCGCTGGAGATCGTGGACCTGATGAACGCGCAGGACCATCTGGTTCCGGCGGCGGTGCACGCCGCGCGCGAGGCGATCGCCCAAGCGGTCGAGATCGTGGTCGCAGCATTCCGCGCCGGCGGGCGGCTCTTCTACCTCGGGGCCGGCACCAGCGGGCGCCTGGGCACGCTCGACGCGGCCGAGTGCCCGCCCACGTTCGGCACTGACCCCGAGCAGGTGCAGGCCGTGATCGCGGGGGGCCGGGAGGCGCTGGTGCGGGCCGTCGAGGGTGCCGAGGATCGCGCGGCGGACGCGGCGGCCGCGCTGCGCGAGCGCGGGTTCGGGCCGGCCGACGTGCTGGCCGGCATTGCGGCCTGCGGCCTCACGCCCTTCGTGCGCGCGGGCCTCGCCTTCGCCGCCGGCCTGGGCGCGCGCACGCTGTTCATCACCTGCAACCCCCGCCTGGACCCGATGCCGGGCGCCGACGTGGTGATCGCGCTCGACGTGGGGCCCGAGGTTCTCACGGGCTCGACGCGCCTGAAGGCCGGCACGGCCACGAAGCTGGCACTCAACACCCTCACCACGGCCGCGATGGTGCGCCTGGGCAAGTGCTACGGCAACCTGATGGTGGACCTGCGGGCCACGAACGAGAAACTGCGCGTGCGGTCGGTGCGCATCCTGCGGCAGTTGTGCGGGCTCGACGACGCGGCGGCCCGCCGCGTGCTCGCCGAGGCAGGCGGCGGGCTCAAGGTGGCCATTCTGATGGCCCGGCGCGGCCTCGCCCGCGACGAGGCGGCGGCCCTCCTGGCCCAGCACCAGGGCATCCTGCGCCGCGCGCTGGAGGGCTGA
- a CDS encoding SPOR domain-containing protein — protein MARTGIPHASLWRAAAAAALLALAPLFPGCSCVPRPREDARFREGMRLFLVGQYGPAAPLLRDFVREQPSSPRAAEAHYALGGIALHQGQAHEAQARFRECLRSAPAPNLAAGAAVGLARCHFQSGAYAECQAACLDILRKDPATPRADEVLFLLGEACERLGRGTEARGYFRRVADEFRSSPWAARAEARLGGASAALPPASPSGSFYVQVAALSSSASAAEHARLLAERGYPAAVSTAPSRSGDLFVVRAGPYASRADAERVAAKLKAEGFDVLVKP, from the coding sequence ATGGCTAGGACCGGCATTCCTCACGCCTCGCTCTGGCGGGCCGCCGCGGCCGCGGCGCTCCTGGCGCTCGCGCCGCTGTTTCCCGGTTGCTCGTGCGTGCCACGGCCCCGCGAGGACGCCCGCTTCCGCGAGGGGATGCGCCTGTTCCTCGTCGGCCAGTACGGGCCGGCGGCGCCGCTGCTGCGCGACTTCGTGCGCGAGCAGCCCTCGAGCCCGCGGGCCGCCGAGGCCCACTACGCGCTGGGCGGCATCGCGCTTCATCAAGGGCAGGCCCACGAGGCCCAGGCGCGCTTCCGCGAGTGCCTGCGCTCGGCGCCCGCCCCGAACCTGGCGGCCGGAGCGGCCGTGGGGCTGGCCCGCTGCCACTTCCAGAGCGGCGCCTACGCCGAATGCCAGGCCGCCTGCCTGGACATCCTGCGAAAGGACCCCGCGACGCCGCGCGCCGACGAGGTGCTCTTCCTGCTCGGCGAGGCCTGCGAGCGGCTGGGCCGGGGCACGGAGGCGCGAGGCTACTTCCGCCGCGTGGCCGACGAGTTCCGCTCCAGCCCCTGGGCCGCGCGGGCCGAGGCCCGCCTCGGCGGCGCGAGCGCGGCGCTGCCGCCGGCGAGCCCCAGCGGCAGCTTCTACGTTCAGGTGGCCGCGCTGAGCTCCTCGGCCAGCGCCGCCGAGCACGCGCGCCTGCTGGCCGAGCGCGGCTACCCGGCCGCCGTCTCCACCGCCCCCTCGCGCTCGGGCGACCTGTTCGTCGTCCGCGCCGGCCCCTATGCCTCGCGGGCCGACGCCGAGCGCGTGGCCGCGAAGCTCAAGGCCGAAGGCTTCGACGTGCTCGTCAAGCCCTGA
- the pyrF gene encoding orotidine-5'-phosphate decarboxylase — MAHFADRLAEAVEAKGNPCCVGLDPLLEAIPAPLREEAAGAPPLTCEAAANVLRAFSCATIDIVAPKVPAVKVQAAFYERFGPPGYQAYVDTVAHAKRRGLIVIADVKRGDIGSTSAAYAEAHLGGTTVDGAELFDLGADACTINPYFGEDGIEPFVRQAVRRDRGVFVLVRTTNPGADRIQNLSCKGVPFFMRIGALVHEWGRQHVGRSGYSCVGAVVAGTQPIDAEKLRRLMPQAYFLVPGFGAQGAGPAEVVRAFDARGRGAIVSASRSVLFAHSRAPYDRQFGPTHWREAVALATDAMIAQVRTAIG; from the coding sequence ATGGCCCACTTCGCGGACCGGCTCGCCGAGGCGGTGGAGGCCAAGGGCAACCCGTGCTGTGTGGGGCTGGACCCGCTGCTGGAGGCCATCCCGGCGCCGCTGCGCGAGGAGGCGGCCGGCGCGCCCCCGCTCACCTGCGAGGCGGCGGCCAACGTGCTCCGGGCCTTCTCCTGCGCCACGATTGACATCGTGGCGCCCAAGGTGCCCGCCGTGAAGGTCCAGGCCGCCTTCTACGAGCGCTTCGGGCCGCCCGGCTACCAGGCTTATGTGGACACGGTGGCCCACGCCAAGCGCCGGGGGCTGATCGTCATCGCTGACGTCAAGCGCGGCGACATCGGGTCCACCTCCGCCGCCTACGCGGAGGCCCACCTGGGCGGCACGACGGTGGACGGCGCGGAGCTCTTCGACCTGGGCGCCGACGCCTGCACGATCAACCCCTACTTCGGCGAGGACGGCATCGAGCCGTTCGTGCGCCAGGCCGTGCGCCGCGACCGCGGGGTGTTCGTGCTCGTGCGCACCACCAACCCCGGCGCCGACCGCATCCAGAACCTCTCGTGCAAGGGCGTGCCCTTCTTCATGCGCATCGGCGCGCTCGTGCACGAGTGGGGCCGCCAGCACGTGGGCCGCTCGGGCTACAGTTGCGTCGGCGCCGTCGTCGCCGGCACGCAGCCCATAGACGCCGAGAAGCTCCGCCGCCTGATGCCCCAGGCCTACTTCCTCGTGCCCGGCTTCGGCGCGCAGGGGGCCGGGCCGGCCGAAGTCGTCCGCGCCTTCGACGCCCGGGGCCGCGGCGCCATCGTGAGCGCGTCGCGCAGCGTGCTCTTCGCCCACTCCCGCGCGCCCTACGACCGCCAGTTCGGGCCCACGCACTGGCGCGAGGCGGTGGCCCTGGCCACCGACGCGATGATCGCCCAGGTGCGCACGGCGATCGGCTAG
- the pgeF gene encoding peptidoglycan editing factor PgeF — protein sequence MLHHLESLAGLHGLVHAVSTRAGGVSRGPFESLNLGLHVGDDPRAVLENRRRVCAALGVDLDSVVAGAQVLGNAVAWATEVHRGRGARDLAAALPDTDALITDTPGLVLAAFSADCPLVALADPARRAIGLAHASRRGTLGGIARRTVQALERLFGCRPADLVAAVAPSIGPCCYEVGDDVAAEARAALPGGDRFLARRHGRWHLDLWAANAAQLAQAGLDPCRIETPRLCTRCHPDLFFSHRASGGTTGRFAVLLALR from the coding sequence ATGTTGCACCACCTCGAATCCCTCGCCGGCCTCCACGGCCTGGTCCATGCCGTCTCCACACGGGCCGGCGGCGTGAGCCGCGGGCCATTCGAGAGCCTCAACCTGGGCCTCCACGTGGGCGACGACCCCCGCGCCGTGCTCGAAAACCGCCGCCGCGTCTGCGCCGCCCTGGGCGTGGACCTCGACTCGGTGGTCGCCGGCGCCCAGGTGCTCGGCAACGCCGTGGCCTGGGCCACCGAGGTCCATCGCGGCCGGGGCGCGCGCGACCTCGCCGCCGCCCTGCCCGACACCGATGCGCTGATCACCGACACGCCCGGCCTCGTGCTCGCGGCCTTTTCGGCCGACTGCCCGCTCGTGGCCCTGGCCGACCCTGCCCGGCGCGCCATCGGCCTCGCCCACGCCAGCCGGCGCGGCACCCTGGGCGGCATCGCCCGGCGCACGGTGCAGGCCCTGGAGCGCCTCTTCGGCTGCCGGCCCGCCGACCTCGTGGCCGCCGTGGCGCCCTCCATCGGCCCATGCTGCTACGAGGTGGGCGACGACGTGGCCGCCGAGGCCCGCGCCGCGCTGCCCGGGGGCGACCGCTTCCTCGCCCGCCGCCACGGCCGGTGGCACCTGGACCTCTGGGCCGCCAACGCGGCCCAGCTCGCCCAGGCCGGCCTCGATCCCTGCCGCATCGAGACGCCGCGCCTGTGCACCCGCTGCCACCCCGACCTTTTTTTCTCCCATCGCGCCTCCGGCGGCACCACCGGGCGCTTCGCCGTCCTCCTCGCCCTGCGCTGA
- a CDS encoding ComF family protein, translating into MSPGSASSSPSACPCPPEAARRPGLLLALEPFWRLAFPESCVACGVPLERPRRHFCAACHRALPWVGEHACPRCGDAVGSHARTAAGCAACRNRHLAFARAVAPLRYEGKARELILKFKLGRRASLAHALGALLGDFLAESGLSRAVDLVAPVPLHWRRRLSRGFNQAMLLACELAIRFDLRLAPRLLVRRRATETQTALSGLRRGANVRGAFALRAPWRRGVLGRRVLVVDDVFTTGATAHECARVLRAGGAAEVLVATVAHTHRSSG; encoded by the coding sequence ATGTCACCTGGCAGCGCCTCCTCCTCACCCTCGGCCTGCCCTTGCCCACCTGAAGCGGCGCGGCGGCCGGGGCTGCTGCTCGCGCTCGAGCCGTTCTGGCGCCTGGCCTTCCCCGAGTCCTGCGTCGCGTGCGGCGTGCCGCTGGAGCGCCCGCGCCGCCACTTCTGCGCCGCGTGCCATCGAGCTCTCCCGTGGGTCGGCGAGCACGCCTGCCCGCGCTGCGGCGACGCAGTGGGCTCCCACGCGCGCACCGCGGCCGGGTGCGCCGCCTGCCGGAACCGGCATCTCGCCTTCGCGCGCGCCGTGGCCCCGCTGCGCTATGAGGGCAAGGCTCGTGAGCTGATCCTGAAGTTCAAGCTCGGCCGCAGGGCCTCGCTCGCCCATGCCCTGGGCGCGCTGCTCGGCGACTTCCTGGCCGAGAGCGGCCTGAGCCGCGCGGTGGACCTCGTGGCGCCCGTGCCGCTGCACTGGCGGCGGCGGCTGAGCCGCGGCTTCAACCAGGCCATGCTGCTGGCCTGCGAACTGGCCATCCGCTTCGACCTCCGGCTCGCGCCGCGCCTGCTCGTGCGGCGAAGGGCCACCGAGACTCAGACCGCCCTCTCGGGCCTGCGCCGCGGGGCCAACGTGCGCGGGGCCTTCGCCCTTCGCGCGCCATGGCGGCGGGGCGTGCTCGGCCGGCGCGTGCTCGTGGTGGACGACGTGTTCACCACGGGGGCCACGGCCCACGAATGCGCGCGGGTGCTGCGCGCGGGCGGAGCGGCCGAGGTCCTCGTGGCCACCGTGGCGCACACGCACCGCTCGTCGGGCTGA
- the groES gene encoding co-chaperone GroES produces MATKLIPLGDRLLVERLEAEERTAGGIVLPDTAKEKPIQGKVIAVGEGRRTEDGKLIPMQVKKGDTILFGKYSGTEVKLDGNEYLIMKEDDVLGIVQG; encoded by the coding sequence ATGGCAACGAAGCTGATCCCGCTGGGCGACCGTCTTCTCGTGGAGCGGCTGGAGGCGGAGGAGCGGACGGCAGGCGGCATCGTGTTGCCCGATACGGCGAAGGAGAAGCCGATTCAGGGCAAGGTGATCGCGGTCGGCGAAGGCCGCCGCACGGAGGACGGCAAGCTCATCCCGATGCAGGTGAAGAAGGGCGACACCATCCTCTTCGGCAAGTACTCGGGCACCGAGGTCAAGCTCGACGGCAACGAGTACCTCATCATGAAGGAAGACGACGTCCTGGGCATCGTCCAGGGCTGA
- the groL gene encoding chaperonin GroEL (60 kDa chaperone family; promotes refolding of misfolded polypeptides especially under stressful conditions; forms two stacked rings of heptamers to form a barrel-shaped 14mer; ends can be capped by GroES; misfolded proteins enter the barrel where they are refolded when GroES binds) — MPAKQLAFDQEAREGIRRGVKILARAVKVTLGPRGRNVILEKSWGAPTVTKDGVTVAKEIDLKDKYENMGARLVREVASKTSDTAGDGTTTATVLAEAIFEEGLKNVTAGANAMLLKRGIDKAVETVVERLKKMSIPVKGKKEIAQVGCIAANNDSEIGTMIADAMEKVGKDGVITVEEGKTMETAVEWVEGMQFDRGYQSPYFVTDPDSMEAVLEDPYILVHEKKISSVQKLIPLLEKVARSGKPLVIICEEVEGEALATLVVNKLRGTLKCACAKAPGYGDRRKAMLQDIAILTGGKAFFEDLGIELDKIELGDLGRAKKVVMDKDNTTIIEGAGSSDAIQGRIKQIKHEIEITTSDYDREKLQERLAKLAGGVAQINVGAATEVEMKEKKARVEDALHATRAAVEEGILPGGGVALCRAIDALDSLKLKGDEAIGADIVRRALTAPLKQIADNAGLDGAVVLEKTRDMKPTEGYDALADKYCDLIEAGIIDPTKVVRCALQNAASVAGLLLTTDCLVAEIPEKKPAPGGPGGPGGEYGGGDF, encoded by the coding sequence ATGCCAGCCAAGCAACTTGCATTCGACCAGGAAGCGCGCGAGGGCATTCGCCGGGGCGTGAAGATCCTGGCGCGTGCCGTGAAGGTCACGCTCGGCCCCCGGGGGCGCAACGTCATCCTCGAGAAGAGCTGGGGCGCGCCCACCGTCACGAAGGACGGCGTGACGGTCGCGAAAGAGATTGACCTGAAGGACAAGTACGAGAACATGGGCGCCCGCCTCGTCCGCGAGGTCGCGTCCAAGACGTCCGACACGGCCGGCGACGGCACCACGACGGCCACGGTGCTGGCCGAGGCCATCTTCGAGGAGGGCCTCAAGAACGTCACCGCCGGCGCCAACGCCATGCTCCTCAAGCGCGGCATTGACAAGGCGGTCGAAACTGTCGTCGAGCGCCTCAAGAAGATGTCCATCCCCGTCAAGGGCAAGAAGGAGATCGCCCAGGTCGGCTGCATCGCGGCCAACAACGACTCCGAGATCGGCACGATGATCGCCGACGCCATGGAAAAGGTCGGCAAGGACGGCGTGATCACGGTCGAGGAAGGCAAGACGATGGAGACCGCGGTCGAGTGGGTCGAAGGCATGCAGTTCGACCGCGGCTACCAGAGCCCATACTTCGTCACCGACCCCGACTCGATGGAGGCGGTGCTCGAGGACCCCTACATTCTGGTGCACGAGAAGAAGATCTCCAGCGTCCAGAAGCTCATCCCGCTCCTCGAGAAGGTGGCCCGCAGCGGCAAGCCGCTCGTGATCATCTGCGAAGAGGTCGAGGGCGAGGCTCTGGCCACGCTGGTCGTCAACAAGCTCCGCGGCACCCTCAAGTGCGCCTGCGCCAAGGCCCCCGGCTACGGCGACCGCCGCAAGGCCATGCTCCAGGACATCGCCATCCTGACCGGCGGCAAGGCCTTCTTCGAGGACCTCGGCATCGAGCTCGACAAGATCGAGCTGGGCGACCTGGGCCGCGCCAAGAAGGTCGTCATGGATAAGGACAACACGACGATCATCGAGGGCGCCGGCTCGTCGGACGCCATCCAGGGCCGCATCAAGCAGATCAAGCACGAGATCGAGATCACCACGAGCGACTACGACCGCGAGAAGCTCCAGGAGCGCCTGGCCAAGCTGGCCGGCGGCGTGGCCCAGATCAACGTGGGCGCCGCCACCGAGGTCGAGATGAAGGAGAAGAAGGCCCGCGTCGAAGACGCCCTGCACGCCACCCGCGCAGCCGTCGAGGAAGGCATCCTGCCCGGCGGCGGCGTGGCCCTGTGCCGCGCCATTGACGCCCTCGACTCCCTCAAGCTCAAGGGCGACGAGGCCATCGGCGCCGACATCGTGCGCCGCGCCCTCACCGCGCCCCTCAAGCAGATCGCCGACAACGCCGGCCTCGACGGCGCCGTCGTGCTCGAGAAGACTCGCGACATGAAGCCCACCGAGGGCTACGACGCCCTGGCCGACAAGTACTGCGACCTGATCGAGGCCGGCATCATTGACCCCACCAAGGTCGTGCGTTGCGCGCTCCAGAACGCCGCGAGCGTCGCCGGCCTGCTCTTGACCACCGACTGCCTGGTCGCCGAGATTCCCGAGAAGAAGCCGGCCCCCGGCGGCCCCGGCGGCCCGGGCGGCGAGTACGGCGGCGGCGACTTCTAA
- a CDS encoding PEGA domain-containing protein, producing the protein MCRTLSALLALAALAVARGGDDAAAPPRLEPEKLTELLDQLDSPEAPRRSAAAEALGKAKAAAAIPKLYAMLDDPDDDAQWKATVALGALGEPAIPRLIDGLNLEKERPRWKAETALKMMGKAAVPGLVEALRDRRGRVRQSAAYLLGEIADPAAIEPLAASMADKDEDTRWKAATSLTKFGNQATRAVLEQLQSESIECRRCAAWVFQNTLDPDAVPSLLAALRDADEQVRWKAAIALQKMGPAASDRLFAVLRTSGRADEKKLIAWVLEGVADPRVAAQFREFQARQAVQEPQAPPRPRPAVLPKSVALTLESAPDKATVFIDDKYVGLTPLTVPDLVPGHHFVKLTKRDHLPWTKLVELLYPEEKLEARLALKPKGTLLITSEPAQADVYIDGEYEGKTPLEKKNLDANPYSVRVEKEQFLPWEGEIEVRAGEQARAQATLKSKVEGWYRERLRENPNDVSAHTELAHYCLVRGELDKAVAALAAGVEVMAHGADTSSYGGRLAQEIAKVWGQAFQFGGGLQLDAVRNALHAALHGVWQRNKESKPLQRFLAELRQSVPADFTQPPR; encoded by the coding sequence ATGTGCCGGACCCTCTCCGCCCTGCTCGCCCTTGCCGCCCTCGCCGTCGCCCGGGGCGGCGACGACGCGGCCGCGCCGCCCCGGCTCGAGCCCGAGAAGCTCACCGAGCTGCTCGACCAGCTCGACTCGCCCGAGGCCCCGCGCCGCTCGGCCGCTGCCGAGGCCCTCGGCAAGGCCAAGGCCGCCGCCGCCATCCCCAAACTCTACGCCATGCTCGACGACCCCGACGATGACGCCCAATGGAAGGCCACCGTCGCCCTCGGCGCCCTCGGCGAGCCGGCCATCCCCCGCCTCATTGACGGCCTGAACCTCGAGAAGGAACGCCCCCGCTGGAAGGCCGAGACCGCCCTCAAGATGATGGGCAAGGCCGCCGTGCCCGGCCTCGTCGAGGCCCTCCGAGACCGCCGCGGCCGCGTGCGCCAGAGTGCCGCCTACCTCCTCGGCGAAATCGCCGACCCCGCCGCCATCGAGCCCCTTGCCGCCTCCATGGCCGACAAGGACGAAGACACCCGCTGGAAGGCCGCCACCTCGCTCACCAAGTTCGGCAACCAGGCCACCCGCGCCGTCCTCGAACAGCTCCAGAGCGAATCCATCGAGTGCCGCCGCTGCGCCGCCTGGGTCTTCCAGAACACCCTCGACCCCGACGCCGTGCCCAGCCTCCTCGCGGCCCTCCGCGACGCCGACGAGCAGGTGCGCTGGAAGGCCGCCATCGCCCTCCAGAAGATGGGCCCCGCCGCCAGCGACCGCCTCTTCGCCGTCCTGCGCACCAGCGGCCGCGCCGACGAGAAGAAGCTCATCGCCTGGGTCCTCGAAGGCGTGGCCGACCCGCGTGTCGCCGCCCAGTTCCGCGAGTTCCAGGCCCGCCAGGCCGTCCAAGAGCCCCAGGCCCCCCCGCGGCCGCGGCCCGCCGTCCTCCCCAAGAGCGTCGCACTCACCCTCGAGTCCGCGCCCGACAAGGCCACTGTCTTCATAGACGACAAGTACGTGGGCCTCACGCCCCTCACCGTGCCCGACCTCGTGCCCGGCCACCACTTCGTCAAGCTCACCAAGCGCGACCACCTGCCCTGGACCAAGCTCGTCGAGCTCCTCTACCCCGAGGAGAAGCTCGAGGCCCGGCTCGCCCTCAAGCCCAAGGGCACCCTCCTCATCACTTCCGAGCCCGCCCAGGCCGACGTCTATATTGATGGCGAGTACGAGGGCAAGACCCCGCTCGAGAAGAAGAACCTCGACGCCAACCCCTACTCCGTCCGCGTCGAGAAAGAGCAGTTCCTCCCCTGGGAAGGCGAGATCGAGGTCCGTGCCGGCGAGCAGGCACGGGCCCAGGCCACCCTCAAGAGCAAAGTCGAGGGCTGGTACCGCGAGCGGCTCCGGGAGAACCCCAACGACGTCTCGGCCCACACCGAACTGGCCCACTACTGCCTCGTGCGGGGCGAGCTGGACAAGGCGGTGGCCGCCCTCGCCGCCGGCGTGGAGGTGATGGCCCACGGCGCCGACACCAGCAGCTACGGCGGCCGCCTCGCGCAGGAGATCGCCAAGGTCTGGGGCCAGGCCTTCCAGTTCGGCGGCGGTCTCCAGCTCGACGCCGTCCGCAATGCCCTTCACGCCGCCCTGCACGGCGTCTGGCAGCGAAACAAGGAGAGCAAGCCCCTCCAGCGCTTCCTTGCCGAACTCCGCCAGAGCGTGCCCGCCGACTTCACCCAGCCCCCCCGCTAG
- a CDS encoding zinc ribbon domain-containing protein, translating to MPTYDYRCLECNKKFQVTMTWAEFDQRKPKCPKCGKRKVEQVYGEMLVKTSKKS from the coding sequence ATGCCGACCTACGACTACCGGTGCCTCGAGTGCAACAAGAAGTTCCAGGTCACCATGACCTGGGCCGAATTCGACCAGCGCAAGCCCAAGTGTCCCAAGTGCGGCAAACGCAAGGTCGAGCAGGTCTATGGCGAGATGCTCGTCAAGACCAGCAAGAAGTCGTAG
- a CDS encoding aminodeoxychorismate/anthranilate synthase component II: MVVMIDNYDSFTYNVVQCIGSMGAVVEVFRNDKVTLDEIERRRPTHIIISPGPCTPREAGISNDVILHFAGRVPLLGVCLGHQCIGHAFGGDVVRAGRLMHGKTSMIHHDGQGVFQGLANPFEATRYHSLVVREDTLPACLVATAHTAEGELMGLRHREFPLEGVQFHPESFLTTEGPKLLRNFLAM; encoded by the coding sequence GTGGTGGTGATGATTGACAACTATGACTCCTTCACCTACAACGTCGTGCAGTGCATCGGCAGCATGGGCGCGGTGGTGGAGGTGTTCCGCAACGACAAGGTCACGCTCGACGAGATCGAGCGGCGGCGGCCCACCCACATCATCATCTCGCCCGGGCCCTGCACGCCGCGCGAGGCGGGCATCTCGAACGACGTGATCCTGCACTTCGCCGGCCGGGTGCCGCTGCTGGGCGTGTGCCTGGGCCACCAGTGCATCGGCCACGCCTTCGGCGGCGACGTGGTGCGCGCCGGCCGCCTGATGCACGGCAAGACCTCGATGATCCACCACGACGGCCAGGGGGTTTTCCAGGGCCTGGCCAACCCCTTCGAGGCCACACGCTACCACTCGCTGGTCGTGCGCGAGGACACGCTGCCCGCGTGCCTGGTCGCCACCGCCCACACCGCGGAGGGCGAACTCATGGGCCTCCGCCACCGCGAGTTCCCGCTCGAGGGCGTGCAGTTCCACCCCGAGTCGTTTCTGACCACCGAGGGGCCGAAGCTGCTGCGGAATTTCCTGGCGATGTGA